The genomic segment GTCGCCCTGACGCTCTCGACAAACTTCAGCGGGATTCACAATGTTTTTCAACTGGCGGCAAAGGAGATCGATCCAGCGCGGATCACCGTCTATGACAGCGGATCGTTGAGCATGGGCGTGGGCTGGCAGGCGCTTGCCGCCGCCGAAGCCGCCGAACAGGGAGCGCCGCCCGATGCCGTGCTGATGGCGATCCGTGAGGCACGCGCCCGGGTGGAGGTCTGGGCAGCCCCAGACACCCTCGATTATCTGCGGCGGGGCGGGCGGGTGAATGCGCTGGTGGCAGGCGTTGATTGCAGTACCCTCACTGGTTGGACGGCAACCAGCCTTCTTACAAGAAGGACGGGCGTCGTTCGTTTCCCTTGATCGCCACCGCCTGCCCATCACCACGTATATCGTCATAAGCGGGGCTGTTAACCACTGAGGGTCAATCTCGTTGAAAAATGCTGTAAGCCAATAATTCAACTAAAAGACGGTCACCCCGAAACCATCGCCCGCGCCCGGACGATGCGCAAGGCGACAGAGAAGATTATCGATCTCGCCCGCAGCGCCGCGCCAATCGCCCGCCTTGCCGTAATGCACACCCATTTTCCAGAGGGCGCAGAGGGCATTCGGGCAGCATTGGGCGATCTTGCGCCGGCGGAGACGATCCTCATTGATGTTGGGGCGGCGACGGGCGTCCAGGTTGGTCCCGGCGCGTTAGGCGTGGCGCTCTTGCGGGAGCGTTGAGTAGGTGGGGGCGCATTATATGCGCCCGCCTTCCGTTCAGGGCTTAAGTCCAATCGGTGTAAGCTGACCCTGCCAAAGTTTGTAACTCAGATAGCGATAGATCTCCCCTTGCAGATTCATTTTCCCTGTCTGTGAATTGAGGACGTCCGCCGGCAGGGGATAGTGCACCCCGACAATGGCGGCTGACCAACCATCTTTGGCGGTGTAAACAAGTGGTTCGGTAAATTCGACCTGATGTTCGGTTATCAGCGCCTCAGGCAAAAAGGTGCGCAGCCGTCCTAGCAGAATATCGCTGGCGCGTAAGGCAAAATCGCGAGAGGGGTAGATCAGCACAATCTGGTGAAATTGCTGTGAACCTTTCTGGCGGTCAGCCATCGCCATGAGCATATAGGGTGGTAGTGGATCGCCCGCCGAGGAAGGTGTTGATTCGCCCTGAATAGGGGGGATAATGTAGACTTGTAAGAGATCAGATAGCTGCTCTCCCGTATCTTTTGGGTAGTAGGCTGGATCAGTCAGTGCTTGAGCAAGGACGGCGTAGTCGGGAGAATCGAGCAAATCAGCCCCCGTCTCCTTGACCGCTCCGATCATCGCCTTTGCGAGCGTCCAATTACGTCCATTTCCCACCAATCCGGCGAATTCTCCGTTATAGAGTTGAATCCGCTCAGGCAAACCTATATCGGCTCCGAATGGATCGCCCCTAAATCTATCCGGGGTACCCATTTTGCCATCGTCAAAGCGATGCCAAACAGGGACACTTTCTACATCTTGTACAGCGAAGCCGCGTTTGGTGAGCGCTTTTGTCACCATATCCAAATCTAAGCCGCTAGAATCATCCCCCAACCGAAAATCAATGAACACGCCGTTCCGGGGCGAAACACCAAACTCCAAGGCAGCGTTTATGGCGAACCAATTCATGCCAACCACCTCCGGCATGGTGGGCATTAACGCTCGTTCATACGCGACAAACTCAGGCGGAGTGGTAATGCGGGACATTGCCCATCGCCATGCTATCTGAATATCTTCATCTTTTTCAAAGGTTTCGAGATCGCTGACTGTCACATTGCCAATTCGGGCGATTTCATGAAGATTGACATAGCTAATCACACCAGCCAGGGGATAGTCATCTGAACGCATATCGGGAGTATATGCCAGCAGATGAAGAAATGGACTGCGGCTGATTGGCGGCTCTCCCTGCGCCATTACTGAAGGAGCAAATACCACCGCCCCGCTTAGGAAAGTAGCCAGCAAGATACTAACCACGATACAAGTCACTAGGCGTGTACGCATGAGCTTTATCCTTTAACTATAGACGTTATACCTTTGCCTCACCCCTTGTCCCCCTTTTCCCACAAGGGGAGAGGGGAAAACACGTTCAATTGCATAAGTTCTAAATCTATATGATACAGGACATTCACATGGTCAGCTAGTTATTCACCTTACGCAGTTGGGTGTGTTTACCCCGTATTCATCGAAAGGGGCAGTTTGAGGGGGAAGCCCCCTCAAAAAAGTGCATTCCCTCTCTCCCGCATAGCGGGAGAGAGGGTTAGGGGGTGAGGGTCTGTGCGTAAGGTGAGTTAGTTACTCTCAAAACAACCCTCTTTACTACCCACTCTTATGGTCAAAAAGAGTGCTATGAATCAAGTCATTATTGATGTTGGCGCGGCGACGGGGCGGGTCAGGGATGGTTCTCTTAGCCCGCTGCTTTAGCGGCGGGCGCACGCCATATTCCTTGTGACGCCAGTTATCTCGCCTTTTCAACATGGTTGTACGTGGCGCGTCACATCTGCAAAATGTCGGGACGCTCTAATGTTCCCTCCGGTATGGTGACTTTGATCGTCGGAAAACCGGGCATTGCGGTGAGGATTTCCACCCCCTCCGACGTGAGCAGGATCGTATCCTCGGATTTCACCCCGCGAATGGAGGGATTCCAGGCGAACGCCTGATTCGGCTGGATGATCGTCGTCAAGCCCGGGCGAGCCACCACCTCGCGGGGGGCATAACCCGCCGAACCACCCTGATGGTGTTCCTCAATTGCCTCTGGAAAGCCCTCTGCGGCATAGCCCGCTTTGGCAATCTCAAACATCTCCCCAAGTGTGCGCCCGGCGTGTGTCCCCAAGATCAACTTGGTATCGACACGAGCGCAAGCATCCCGCCGCGCTTTGAGTTCGCTAGGGATTGCCCCAAAAAAGACAAAGCGCGTTAGGGAAATGACCAAACCTTCGTAGCGAAAGCACATGACGAGCATGGCGTATTTATCGACGGATTTTCGGGCGGGGAGGGGGTGACGGTATTGGGCAACCCGTTCGTCGCTGGCGACGAGGTTTACGACGCTGATCCCGCCCCGCGCCCGCGCCGCCGAGGTCATACGTCCGGCGAGGAGCAGTTCTGAGTCTCCCACTTGGGTGGCGCGAATGGCTTCATCCATCGCATCAGCGGCAAGATGCCCGGCATAGCGGAAACGATCCACTTCATCGGGCGATAGCACGCTCCGTAACTCTTGGACAATCGCTGCCCCACCGCCAGAATCCCCAACGGCGCGTTTCCCTTCGGTCAGGGTAATCAGTGCCTGCCCTTTGTCGTACCATTTTTCAACGACGAACTCGAAGCCCAACGCCTCTAAGCCCTGTTCATCACGAAGGCGCGGCATCTCAATTGTATCGGTGAGGGCATAGGCATGATCCATCGTCACAAGAAGGGAAACTGGGCTGGTATCTGTCGCCTCATGGATGTAGGTGAGCGCCCCCGCTGTCAGCCAGGCAATGGTGGCGTTTTGGGTGATGTGCAGCGCATCGATATTGGCAGCAACCATCCGCGCCCGCAGACGGTCAAGTTTGGAATCGACTTCGGGTTTGCGAGCAGCCCGATCCGTGAGAAAGTCAATCATGGCTGAGCAGCATCCTTATTTTTTGAGATTCTTAGATGTGTATCTGACGCCATCCTCTCCTAAAGGAGGGCGAAGAAGATTTTAGAAATTTACCCCGTTCCGCGTGGATAGGGAAAGGGGTAACTTCCTTCCCCCTCTCCGTTTAGGGAAAGGGGCATGGGGGGGATGTGAAATGACGTGTAGTTATCGCCCTTACAGGTTGATCATATGCCCTTCGAGTCCGTGCGCCACTTCCATAAGCGCTTCGCTTAGCGTGGGGTGAGCATGGACATTGCGGGCAAGCTCTGCGGGAGTCAGTTCCCACATTTGGGCAAGGGTTAACTCTGGGAGCAGTTCGGTGACGCTGGGTCCAATCAGGTGTCCGCCGAGAAACTCGCCATACTTGGCATCGCTGATCAGCTTGACAAAGCCGGCTGTTTCGCCCATGCCCAACGCCTTGCCGTTCGCCTGCCAGGGGAATTTGGCGACCTTGATCTCGTAGCCTTTTTCCCTCGCCTGCTTTTCCGTATAGCCAAAACTGGCAACCTGTGGCTGACAGTAGGTGCAGCGCGGCATCATGATGTAATTGAGCGGCATCGTTTCGACGCCAGCAATCGTCTCGGCGGCAATGATTCCCTGCGCACTAGCAACATGTGCCAGCGCCAACTTCGCCGTAATATCGCCAATGGCGTAGACGCCGGGGACATTGGTACGGAGGTGATCATCGACATCGATCCACCCGCGTTCGGTCAGTTTGACGCCCGTTTTTTCCAGCCCATAGCCTTCCGTGCGCGGACGCCAGCCTAATGCTTGTAAGACCCATTCAGCGCGGAGCGTCTCCACCTTGCCATCACGGGTGACGGTGACAGTCACGCCGTCTTTGTCCTCGTCAATCTTATCCACCCGCGTTCCGGTGAGCAGGCTGACGCCCATCTTCTTGTATTGGCGCTCCATCTCTTTGGAGACTTCCTCATCCTCTAAGGGGAGAACGTTGGGCATGAACTCCACGACGGTGACCTGAACGCCGTAATTGTGCATGACATAGGCGAACTCCATGCCAATTGCACCCGCGCCGGCAATGATGATGCTCTTGGGGAGCGTCTCGGAGAGAATCACCTCAAGGTAGGTTTTGACCCGTTCGGTTACTTTGGTGTTGGGGAGCATCCGCACTTCGCTGCCGGTGGCGAGAATGACATTTTTTGCGTTCAGCGTTTCCCTCTTGCCACCACCTAAATCAACCTCCAGCGTCGTTGCCGAAGTGAACGATCCCCACCCTTCATAGGTATCGATTTTATTCTTCTTCATCAGGGATTTGACGCCCTTCACCAAGCGATCCGATGTGCTGCGGCTGCGCTTGTGGGCAACGCTGTAATCAAACTGAACCTCACCACTGATGGTGAAGCCAAATTCAGCGGCGCGGTGTTTGACAATGTGCGCCAGTTCCGCATTGTGGAGCAGCGCCTTGGAGGGGATGCAGCCAACATTCAGGCAGATTCCCCCCCACCATTGCTTTTCAATAATCGCTGTCTTTAGCCCTAATTGTGCGGCGCGAATGGCGGCAACATAGCCACCGGGACCCGCCCCTAAGACAACGACATCGTAGTTTTGTGCCATCGTTATGCATCCTCTTTATCTAGGTAGGCGGGGCGGCAGCACAAGACAAGCTGTTTCGCCGCCAAAACTTCGTCCACGCGGCTGACGGGCGTCCCGTGCGGCGCACTATGCAAGAGATCGGGGTTTTCCCGCGCCTCGTTTGCAATACGCTTCATCACACCGATGAAGTTATCGAGCGTCTCTTTCGTCTCGCTCTCCGTCGGCTCAATGAGCAGCGCTTCGGGGACGATGAGCGGGAAGTAGTTTGTTGGCGGGTGAATCCCATAATCCATCAGCCGCTTGGAAATATCGAGGGCGTGAATGTCTGGCGCATCTTTAAAGCGCCCTTCAATGACGACCTCATGCCCACACATCCGATTGTAGGGGACGGTATATGTCTCTGCCAGTTCAACACGTACATAGTTCGCATTGAGGACGGCATGGCGGCTGATCGCTTCCAAGCCCTCTGCCCCGTGCAGCATGATGTAGGTGTAAGCGCGGATGTGCATCCCAAAGTTGCCGTGAAATGCCTTCAAACGCCCGATGCTTTTTTCCGGCATGTGCCAGCCATACAACGGCGCTTCCCCGCCTTTGCCTTCCTCACGGATTGCCACAATCGGACCCGGCAGGTAAGGCAGCAGCCTTTCGCTGACGGCAACAGGACCCGAACCGGGACCGCCGCCGCCGTGCGGGGTGCTGAATGTTTTATGCAGGTTGTAGTGCATCACATCAAAGCCGAGCGTGCCGGGCTTTAAGACCCCAAGCAAGGCGTTCATGTTTGCGCCGTCCATGTAGAGCAGCCCGCCGCAGGCATGGACGATCTGGATGATTTCCTCGACATTTTTATCGATCAAGCCGAGCGTGCTAGGGACGGTGATCATCATGCCCGCCACTGTGTCATCGGCTGCTTTACGGAGCGCTTCCAGATCAACATCGCCATTGGCATCGGAAGGCAGTTCAACAACGGTATACCCTGCCATCGTGGAGGTTGCTGGATTTGTTCCGTGAGCGCTGTTGGGGACGAGGATTTTCGTCCGCTTTGTATCGCCCCGCTCAAGGTGATAAGCGCGGATCATCAGGATTCCGGCAAATTCGCCATGCGCTCCTGCCGCGGGCTGAAGGCTGACTCCGGCAAAGCCGACGATCTCTGCCAACCACTGTTGAAGGGTGTACATAAGCGCCAAATTGCCTTGCGTCGTCGCCTCGTCTTGGAGCGGGTGGGAGAGGGCGAAGCCGGGCAAACGGGCGGTATCTTCGTCAATCTTCGGGTTGTATTTCATCGTACAGCTGCCGAGTGGGTAAAACCCTTTGTCGATGCTGTGATTTAACCCGCTCAGTTTGACAAAATGGCG from the Anaerolineales bacterium genome contains:
- a CDS encoding aminopeptidase P family protein — translated: MIDFLTDRAARKPEVDSKLDRLRARMVAANIDALHITQNATIAWLTAGALTYIHEATDTSPVSLLVTMDHAYALTDTIEMPRLRDEQGLEALGFEFVVEKWYDKGQALITLTEGKRAVGDSGGGAAIVQELRSVLSPDEVDRFRYAGHLAADAMDEAIRATQVGDSELLLAGRMTSAARARGGISVVNLVASDERVAQYRHPLPARKSVDKYAMLVMCFRYEGLVISLTRFVFFGAIPSELKARRDACARVDTKLILGTHAGRTLGEMFEIAKAGYAAEGFPEAIEEHHQGGSAGYAPREVVARPGLTTIIQPNQAFAWNPSIRGVKSEDTILLTSEGVEILTAMPGFPTIKVTIPEGTLERPDILQM
- a CDS encoding DegV family protein, with protein sequence MTRRVRIVVDSTADVPPEYLARYDMRMIPAFVNFGAESYPDDGIALPRAEFYRRLVASSVLATTSAPSLGVAVDGLRAALEGVDHVVALTLSTNFSGIHNVFQLAAKEIDPARITVYDSGSLSMGVGWQALAAAEAAEQGAPPDAVLMAIREARARVEVWAAPDTLDYLRRGGRVNALVAGVDCSTLTGWTATSLLTRRTGVVRFP
- the lpdA gene encoding dihydrolipoyl dehydrogenase; this encodes MAQNYDVVVLGAGPGGYVAAIRAAQLGLKTAIIEKQWWGGICLNVGCIPSKALLHNAELAHIVKHRAAEFGFTISGEVQFDYSVAHKRSRSTSDRLVKGVKSLMKKNKIDTYEGWGSFTSATTLEVDLGGGKRETLNAKNVILATGSEVRMLPNTKVTERVKTYLEVILSETLPKSIIIAGAGAIGMEFAYVMHNYGVQVTVVEFMPNVLPLEDEEVSKEMERQYKKMGVSLLTGTRVDKIDEDKDGVTVTVTRDGKVETLRAEWVLQALGWRPRTEGYGLEKTGVKLTERGWIDVDDHLRTNVPGVYAIGDITAKLALAHVASAQGIIAAETIAGVETMPLNYIMMPRCTYCQPQVASFGYTEKQAREKGYEIKVAKFPWQANGKALGMGETAGFVKLISDAKYGEFLGGHLIGPSVTELLPELTLAQMWELTPAELARNVHAHPTLSEALMEVAHGLEGHMINL
- a CDS encoding DegV family protein, whose amino-acid sequence is MRVNLVEKCCKPIIQLKDGHPETIARARTMRKATEKIIDLARSAAPIARLAVMHTHFPEGAEGIRAALGDLAPAETILIDVGAATGVQVGPGALGVALLRER
- the gcvPB gene encoding aminomethyl-transferring glycine dehydrogenase subunit GcvPB gives rise to the protein MDATKELIILEPLIYDLGSPGRNVSTLLTQCDVPQTALPAHLLRHDLDLPEVSELDVVRHFVKLSGLNHSIDKGFYPLGSCTMKYNPKIDEDTARLPGFALSHPLQDEATTQGNLALMYTLQQWLAEIVGFAGVSLQPAAGAHGEFAGILMIRAYHLERGDTKRTKILVPNSAHGTNPATSTMAGYTVVELPSDANGDVDLEALRKAADDTVAGMMITVPSTLGLIDKNVEEIIQIVHACGGLLYMDGANMNALLGVLKPGTLGFDVMHYNLHKTFSTPHGGGGPGSGPVAVSERLLPYLPGPIVAIREEGKGGEAPLYGWHMPEKSIGRLKAFHGNFGMHIRAYTYIMLHGAEGLEAISRHAVLNANYVRVELAETYTVPYNRMCGHEVVIEGRFKDAPDIHALDISKRLMDYGIHPPTNYFPLIVPEALLIEPTESETKETLDNFIGVMKRIANEARENPDLLHSAPHGTPVSRVDEVLAAKQLVLCCRPAYLDKEDA